The genomic region GAAGGAATGAATCCGCTTTCCAGTGCCAAGGACAGGGTTGCGCTTGTGATGATCGAAGAAGCGGAGAAAAAAGGCTTGCTTCACAGCAGCTCAGTCATAGTAGAACCTACCAGCGGTAATACCGGCATAGGTCTTGCCTTCGTGGCCGCAGTAAAGGGATATCATTGTATCCTTGTAATGCCTGAGACGATGAGCATCGAAAGAAGAAAGCTCGTGAAAGCTTTAGGAGCCGAGCTCATCCTGACTCCTGGTGAAAAAGGAATGCAGGGAGCAATAGATAAGGCAAAGCAACTTGCTGTCCAGGATGCCAAGTACTTCATTCCTTCCCAGTTTGACAATCCTGACAATCCTCTGGCGCATTACAGGACTACAGGTCCTGAAATATACAGGGATATGGATGGCAAGATAGATTTCTTCATTGCAACGGTAGGTACCGGTGGTACGCTCTGCGGCAGTGCAAGATATCTTAAGGAGCAGGCTCCCCATGTGCAGGTCATTGCGGTGGAACCATCGGCTTCAGCTGTCCTTGAAGGCGGAAAACCTGGCCCTCATGGCATCCAGGGTATCGGTGCAGGCTTCATACCCGGCAACTATGATGCCTCTTTGGTCGACAAGGTCATTGGAGTGGATGATGAGGCTGCCATGGCATATGCCCGCCGTGCGGCAAAGGAAGAGGGACTGCTTGTCGGAATTTCATCAGGTGCTGCCCTTGCTGCCGCCGTTGAGGTAAGCAATGCCCATCCTCGGAGCCGGATTGCCGTTATACTTCCTGACAGCGGTGAACGTTATCTTTCTACAGCGCTTTTCAGCTAGTATGGATTTTCATCTGGAACATACCCTTTTCTGCGGACAATGTTTTTGCTGGCGAAAGGAAAGAAATGGTTGGTGTGCCGTATTGGAAGGAGAGCTCCGCCATATCTGCCAACATGATGAACCGGAAGAGGGTTCTTTTCTCTATAGGTATCTTGATTTTGATTTTGACTATGTGAAGGCGCTTTCTGAGATTTCACAGATGGATCCTATTCTGAAAAAAGCTGTAGGACAACTTGGTGAGATCCATATCTTGCGACAGGACCTATGGGAAACCATAATCGGCTTCATTTTGAGCCAGAACAATAACATCAAGAGGATTGAAGGTCTCTATGACCGTCTGTCCTTTGCCTATGGGACTGATGTCGGTGAAGGCTTCCATGCCTTTCCCCGTCCTGAACAGATGTCCCATGTGAGTGAACATGAGCTACGGGAACTTGGTTTGGGATTCCGTGCAGGCTACGTGCTGGATGCCGTGGATAGGAGCGACAAGTTGCTGGGAATTGCAGGTCTTGAAGCAGATGAGGTCGATGAAGTATTGCGCAAGACCCGCGGGATAGGGCCGAAGGTAAGTGCTTGCATCAGGCTTTTCGGCTTGCATGACCTGTCGGCATTTCCCCGGGATGTGTGGATCAACAGGGTAATGGGCTGCTGGTTCCCTGACAGGGAAACATCTTGCTTTGCACCTTATCAAGGCCTTGTCCAGCAGTACCTCTTTGCATTTGCAAGGGCTGGGGGATTACCATGAAATTTTCAATCATCAGCCTTGATTTCCGTGATGACAATGCATTGCGGAAACTGCTGGAGGGGAAACTTGCTGAGAAGGCTAGACTGCTCTGCCTGTTCAAGTCCCGTCTCCAGCTTGAAGGCGTATTGTTGCTTCATACCTGTAACCGTCTTGAATTGTGGGCTGTCGGTGCAGAAGGGGATTTCATCGAAACATTGCTCAGGGTCTTGTCTCTTCCTATCCTTGCATACAAGCCGTACTGTAATCTCATCGAAGGAGAAACTGCCTGTATCGAACACATCTTTGAATTGGCCTGCGGCTTGGATTCGGCATTGTTCGGAGAACAGCTGATCATGCATCAGATGACCCGTGACCTAGAACAAAGCAGGATATGCGGCTGTAGTTGCAGCTATCTTGAAGTCTTGGTTAGGAAAGCTGTGGAAACAGGTCGGAAAGTGGCTTCATCTGTCAATTTGCAGATACCCGATCCATCTGTTCCACAGGCAATAATAGAAGACCTTGTACGCAGGCATAGGGATGTTGACGATTTGCTGGTAGTAGGTTCCAATGGACAGGCCCGGCTTTGTGCCAGGAAGTTTGCTGAACATGGCATCCATGTGACGATGACTTTGCGGGATATTGAGAAGAAGGACCTGCTTGTTCCTGACGGCATTGCCGCCGTAGGTTATGCCCAGCGTTTTGCAAAGGCAAGGGATGCCCAGGCCGTTGTCTGTTCTACCAGCGGTTTGGATTTTGCTTTTCCCCATGGCAGTCTTCCTGAGCGGTGTCTGGTCTATGACCTTGCTTCTCCCCATGATGTCGAAGACGATGATCGGATTGTCCTTGTGAGGCCAGACAGACTTCATATACGCTTTGCTGCCCGTACAACTGAAATTGATAAGGCACGGAAGCTGATTGCGGAAGGACAAGGGGCATTCTTCTCATGGTCGGAAGCAAGTCTGCAAAGCCCTGCTGTCGCTGATTTGGCCCATGATGCATCGATGGAACTTGTCTATAGGATGAGGTCCGCTGTTTCTGCCCTTGGACTTGGAAGTGAAGGCGAGGAAAAATTCAGAATGGTACTCGGAGAGTCGGCACGGAAGGCTTTTTCTCATCAGTTGTACCGTTTTTTTCAGCATGAAACAAAAAAATAAATATTTTTTTGATGAAGTGTCTCCCTTTGAAATTGTTTTTGTTTACGCAGGGTATCTCTCAGTGCTATAATCAAGTTATGGTTTGGGAGGTGCATATATGGCATTTGATACGATTTTTACGATCGGCAGGCAGTTCGGAAGCGCCGGACGCAGAGTGGGAAGCGAAATTGCAAAGAAACTGAATATACCTTTTTATGACAAGGAGCTTATCTCCCTTGTTGCAAAGGACAGTGGCCTGAATGAAGCAATCATAGAAAACGCAGATGAAAAGGCGGCGAATTCCTTTTTCCAGTCTTTGCTGGTCGGGACAAATCCCTTCGGAGCTTTTCCTCTGGCAACTTCAAACCTAGGCATGTCAGAATTGCCTTTGAATGAAAGGGTCTTCCTTATCCAATGTGATACCATCAGGAAAATAGCTGACAAGGGGGCCTGTGTCATCGTCGGCAGATGTGCTGATTATGTGTTGCGTGAGAACAGGGACAGGTTGTTGTCTGCATTTATCACCGCACCTCTTGATGACAGGATGGAACGAGCTATCAACCTATATCAGATTCCTGAAAAGAAAGCGACGAATGAAGTCCTGAAGAATGACAAGATAAGGGCTCACTACTACAACTATTTTACCGACAAGAAATGGGGTGCATGTGAAAATTATGATATTTCAATTGACTCTTCCTTGTTGGGCATAGAAGGAACTGCCCAGTTCCTTATAGATTTTGACAAGCTGAGAAGGGAAAAAGCTTCGTCAAAATGATGTAGTATGTTTCAAGACTATCGGTGTGATTACTATGCACTGCAACAAAAAAACTGGCAGATGCCCTGAGGCCTGCCAGCTTTTTGTTGCCATGCAATCTGATTTTGCTCAGATAGTTGCGGTATCATCCGCCATGGCAGGAGCCTTTTCCTTGTCCTTGATGTTGGAAAAGATATTTGCAAGGATTGCGCCGCTGATGTTATGCCAGACGCTGAAGATAGCTCCTGGAACCATTGCCATGGGTTCTGTGGGGAATGTCGTCTTTGCCAGACTGGTAGCCAATCCGCTGTTCTGCATGCCGACTTCAATGGCAAGAGCCTTGCTCTTTGCAATGTTCAGATGCAATGCCCGTGCAACGAGGAAGCCTGCCAGATAACCAAAACAGTTGTGCAGGATGACGACTGCAAAGACTATTGCTGCGCTGGAAAGGATCTTGGCAGCACTTACCGATACGACGGCAGCTACGATCAATACGATTGCCGTGACTGAAACCAAGGGCAGCACAGATACTGCCTGCTGGGTCTGCTTTTCAAAGAAGTGGTTGATGACGAATCCCAGTCCGATCGGAATCAAGACGACCTTTACGATTGAAAGGATCATGCTGGCGACGGGTACGGCAACGGTGGTACGGAGCAGTAGGTACGTAATTATGGGCGTAAGCAACGGAGCAAAGATCGTTGAAACGCAGGTCATACCCACTGAGAGAGGGACATCTCCGTCTGCGAGATACGTCATGACATTTGATGACGTACCGCCGGGACAGGTACCTACCAAGACGACCCCGACCAGCAAAGCATCAGGCAGGTGAAATGCCTTACCTAAGCCAAAAGCCAGCAACGGCATTATGGTAAACTGGGTAATGAAACCGATGATGACATCCCGAGGACGTTTGAATACGACAGCAAAATCTGCCGGCTTGATGGTAAGTCCCATACCGAACATGACCACCATCAACAAAGGAACAACCCATGAGGTAGTAAGCCAACCGGTGAATGTCTGTGGCACGAAAAGAGCCAACGCTGCAATGACGAGCACGATGTACGCCATGTACTTTCCGACAAAATTACTCAATTTCTGAAGAAATTTCATAAAACCCTCTGTATATTTATTCAATAAATTTACAAAATTTTGTATATGATAATAGAGCTTTTATCACACAATGTAAACAGTATTTGCAAAGAAAATCACAACTTCGGCAAATAATGGATATTTTTGATATGTTTGACAATATTTTCTTTCAAAGGAAAAAATTATCCAAATTATCACAGATGGAAACATTTACCCCAGACATATAGGTAAGGTCAAGAATGTACTCCCCTGTATATGCTTTCCAAAGGTATGAAAAAGCCGCAAAGCCTGGTTTAGGCTTTGCGGCAAGCAATTTGCGATTTGGTGATTGTGCGTTTACTTTGCGGAAGCCGCAGCATCGGTACCTGCCGAGGCATTGGCTGTAGCATCAGTACTAGCCGGAGTAGTGGCTGCAGCAGCGGTATCAATGGAAATCAGCTGAATCTTGAAGGTAAGCATCATGTTCGGTTCGATGCCCTGTGTTCCATTTTCCCCATAGCCAAGTGAAGGGTGGATCCAAGTGATGATGGTCGACCCCACATGCATCTGTTCTACGGCTTCGGCAAAACCAGGTACTACCTGATTGAGGGCAAACTGCACGGGTTTGCTACCAAAGCTTGTCGAAATGACGTTTCCTTTAGGATCTGAGAGTTCGTAGTTGAGGGTCACCGTATCGGTACTTGCCGGGATAGGGCCGTCTCCTGCCGTAAGGACCTTATACTCGATGCCATCAGCTGTGGTAGTAACATCGGCATTTGTCTTGTTGGTCTTGAGGAAGGTCTCTGCAGCGGCAAGATTTTCCTTGGCAAGCTTTGCAGCTTCCTGCTGGCGTTCTTCCGTATACTGCTTCTGATAATCATTCATTGCCAGTTGCTGCTGGACGTCAGTGATCAACGGTGTATTGCTGAAGAGGTGATCAAGGATTCCTTGGGCAAGGTAATCTCCCTCGATGTCCAGTCCCTGTGAAAGCATCTGGGCTGAAAGCAGATAGCCATAGGCGTAGGAATATTCATTGTCTATATTGTCGCTTGATTCCAGTTGCTTGACCTGGTCCATGTCCATCTTCTCTCCGTTGTCCTTTGGCAGCTTGTTGTTTGCCATTATGTCGTTCTGGAAGGTTTTCAGGAAATCTGTAAGCTGATCCATGGTATAGAGCGTATGCTCTGCCTGATTGACGCAATCAATGATGCCTCGTGCAAAATAGCCACCTTGAAGCGTGAGCTTGTTGTCGTTCATCGATTTACCGATCAACTCACCATATGCATAGGAAAATGCCTGGGCCAAGTTGTCTGTGCCATAGTCAGTCGGAGGAACCGTAATCTGTACGGGGAACTCTTTGAACGGAACAATGCCGTTGATTACCAGCGGCGTGATGTAACGGATGGTATCGGTATCTGGGTTGACCGTAATATAATCACCGATTCTGTAGTTTGCCGGATTCATGATACTTTTCGTTGAGGGATCGACATGGATGGTTGTCTCTGCGTTTTCGGTCACTACATCGAAATTCCATTCTCCTTCTCCGGTTTTCGTGATGTTGACGACTTTTGCTACATCTGCCTCAGGAGCGACTTCTCTGGTTCCTTCTGCAAAAAGCATTGTTGAAGTCAACAGCAGGGAAACTGCAGCTATGATCAGCACGGATTTTCTTTTGTTTTTCATTTGCATTTCCTTATCTCACGCTTTACGTGGTAAATGACATTCTTTTTCACAAGAGTACGTCAACTTTTTGTTTTCGTCAAACAGTACTTTGGCAACTGCCGTTGTTATGGCCCCTTATCTATATTGTGAACAATCAGATATTTTGTTTTGACAAATGTGTAGTTTGTGTGAGCCAAGGCAATCCAAGCCAAAAATGACTGTCATTCCATCATATTATTTTCTTGCATTGCTCTTCCAATGCAGGTATGCTGTATGTATGCAGTGAGGATAATGATTGTGCTTGATTTGCCTTATGTACTTCAGAAGGACCATATCTGCCATTATGCTGATGATATCTTCTATATAGGAGACCGGAGGAGTTTTCCTTTTGAGAGAAAGGATGTGGCCTGCCAGACCTTTGAAGAGGTTGCTTCCGCACTGAAATGTATGGTCACCCAGGGTGGAGGCCCCCTCCAGGTTGCACTGACCTGCTTGGAATTTGCTGCATCATTGATTGATGAGGGAAAACTGCCGCTTGGAAAAGATACCTTCAGTGATTGTCTTCGTCCTGTCCTCGGAAGCCGACCTACCAATACTACGATGAAAAGGGAAACTGAAAAGCTTATTTCCAAGATCAACATGCTTTATGACCAAGGTGAGCTTTCCAAGGGAAATGCCAGTATACAAGTCAGACGGCTGGTCGGGCAGAGGGAAGAAGAGTTGGATCAGCTCTATGACCGTATGGCAGAGTATGGGGCCTCGTTGCTTGAAGACGGGGATGTCGTGCTTACTACCTGTTTTGCAGAACATACGTTCCTGCTTTCTCTTTTCCATGCAACCAAACAGGGAAAGCACATCCGCGTGCTGGTGAATGAGACCCGGCCATACTTGCAGGGAGCCAGACTCACTGCACCCAGCCTGCAGGAAATGGGAATAGACTGCAGGATCATTACTGACGGTATGGGAGCACATTTCATGAGAGAACACGAAATCACCAAGTATATGACTGCTGCAGACCTGGTGACCATGGATGGCACTGTAGTCAACAAGACCGGAACCCTTGCCAATGCAATTGCTGCATGCCTGTATGGAATTCCTTACTATGCATTTGCAATGTCCCCTGATAGTTCACGGCATGATGCCGGCGATATTGTCATGGAGATGCGAAATCCCCGGGAAGTTACCGTGGTTATGGGAAAACCGACCACAGCGGAGGGAATAGAAGGGCTTTATCCTGCTTTTGATGTCATTGATCCGGATTTGGTCACTGCCGTTGTTACCGGCAAAGGTGTACTTACACCTGGACAGATACAAGGAGCATTCGTATGAAAGCAATAATCGGAGGTACAGGTCTTGATGAACTGTACAGGGAATGTGAACCTGTAGAAATCACGACTGAATATGGCAAAGTGAAACTGTTTGAAAGGAACAACCTGGTCTTTTTGCCCCGTCATGGGTTCAAGCATTCCATACCACCGCATCTCATCAATTATCGTGCAAATGTCGCAGCCTTGAAGCAATTGGGTGTTGATGAGGCCGTAGGTATCTATTCTGTAGGAGCCATTACACGTCGCATTGCTCCTGGAGAAGTAACTTTGATATCGGATTTCATTGACTTCACGGGAGGCAATCGGGCCGGTACTTTTCAGGATAGTGAAGGAGCGGCTGTTGCACATGTATCTATGGAACAACCTTTTTCCCATGCATTGCAGGAGAAACTTCTTTCTGTAGCCAGGAAATTGAAGTTTCCTCTTTCAGAAGGCGGTATCTATGTATGTACCAATGGCCCTAGGCTGGAAAGCCGTGCTGAAATACGGATGTTTTCCCATCTTGGTGGGGATTTTGTCGGCATGACGGGTTGCCCGGAAATTTTTCTCATGGCAGAAGCCGGCATCGCTTTTGCTGGTATTGCCTATTGCATCAACTGGGCCAGTGGCATCGCTGCCTCGGGAATCATGTTCCTTGATGACTTGACCATCGCAGAGATTTCCAAGGCATTGATTGCACTTTGCAAGGCTGCCCTGGCTTAGGCGTCCTGATCACTGTCCTTGATGGCAAGGAATTCATCGAATTGTCCGGCTACCATGGGATCCTGTCTGTCCTGCCGTACCAAACCGATTACCAGCATTACCAGAAGAGCAATGATAAAACCAGGCAACAGTTCATATACATCGAATATACCGCCTGACAGCTGTTTCCAGATGACAACGGTAACGAATCCTGAAATCATACCGGCTATAGCACCTTCCCTGGATGCCTTTTTCCAGAAGAGAGAGAGGAGGATCACAGGTCCGAAGGATGCTCCGAAACCTGCCCAGGCATAGGAGACGACATCGAAGATTGATGAAGTAGGATCCATGGCCAGCAATCCGGCAATCAAGGCAACGGTAAGTACGGTAATCCTGGATACCAGAAGGGTCTCCTTGTCGCTTGCATCCTTTCTGAGCAGTGCTTTGTACACATCCTTGCTGAAGGCTGAAGCTGCTACCAGCAGCTGTGAATCGGCAGTGGACATACTGGCGGCCAAGATTCCACAGAGGAAAATACCGGCAATGAAAGCAGGGAACAGCCTTTGCATGCTGATGATGAAGACTTTTTCCGCTTCGGCTTGGCTTGCAAAGGTGGTCGGAGCAAGGAATGCGTGTCCGATTACTCCCATGAGCAATGCTGCAATGAGGGCAATTACGACCCAGACCATGGCAATTCTTCTTGAGGTTTTTATTTCCTTGTTGCTCCTGATTGCCATGAAGCGTACAAGGATATGAGGCATGCCGCAATAACCCAGTCCCCATGCCAGTGCCGAGACAATCTGCATGAACCCGAAGCTTGGTCCACTCTTTGCAAAGGGCGTGATGAATTCCTGTCCTATGGATGCAACTGCCGCATAGGTCTTGTCAAAACCACCAAGGGCCGCTGTAGCAAAAAGCACGGTGGAAATCAAGGCTATGAACATCAGAATACCCTGTATGAAGTCAGTTGAGACGACTGCAAGGAAGCCTCCTAGGAGCGTGTATCCCAGAATGACTGCCACGCCGAGCAGAAGAGCTACGGGGTAGCTGAGCCCGAAGACACTGTTGAAGAGCTTTGCACAGGTAAGGAACCCGCTTGCTGTATAGACGGTAAAGAAAATAAGGATCAATATGGAAGCAATGGTTGAAAGTATATGCTTTTCATCATGGAACCGATTGGTCAGATATTCGGGAATAGTGATGGAGTTCCCAGCATGTATGGAATATTTCCGAAGTCTTTTTGCAACGAAAAG from Spirochaetia bacterium harbors:
- a CDS encoding DNA lyase, giving the protein MDFHLEHTLFCGQCFCWRKERNGWCAVLEGELRHICQHDEPEEGSFLYRYLDFDFDYVKALSEISQMDPILKKAVGQLGEIHILRQDLWETIIGFILSQNNNIKRIEGLYDRLSFAYGTDVGEGFHAFPRPEQMSHVSEHELRELGLGFRAGYVLDAVDRSDKLLGIAGLEADEVDEVLRKTRGIGPKVSACIRLFGLHDLSAFPRDVWINRVMGCWFPDRETSCFAPYQGLVQQYLFAFARAGGLP
- a CDS encoding translation initiation factor 2, translated to MIVLDLPYVLQKDHICHYADDIFYIGDRRSFPFERKDVACQTFEEVASALKCMVTQGGGPLQVALTCLEFAASLIDEGKLPLGKDTFSDCLRPVLGSRPTNTTMKRETEKLISKINMLYDQGELSKGNASIQVRRLVGQREEELDQLYDRMAEYGASLLEDGDVVLTTCFAEHTFLLSLFHATKQGKHIRVLVNETRPYLQGARLTAPSLQEMGIDCRIITDGMGAHFMREHEITKYMTAADLVTMDGTVVNKTGTLANAIAACLYGIPYYAFAMSPDSSRHDAGDIVMEMRNPREVTVVMGKPTTAEGIEGLYPAFDVIDPDLVTAVVTGKGVLTPGQIQGAFV
- the putP gene encoding sodium/proline symporter PutP, whose protein sequence is MKSSMVATILAFAIYLVILIVIGIKSYGKNSDADDYFLAGRQLGPWFTALSAEASDMSGWLLMGLPGLACFLGLKEAFWTALGLSVGTYLNWLFVAKRLRKYSIHAGNSITIPEYLTNRFHDEKHILSTIASILILIFFTVYTASGFLTCAKLFNSVFGLSYPVALLLGVAVILGYTLLGGFLAVVSTDFIQGILMFIALISTVLFATAALGGFDKTYAAVASIGQEFITPFAKSGPSFGFMQIVSALAWGLGYCGMPHILVRFMAIRSNKEIKTSRRIAMVWVVIALIAALLMGVIGHAFLAPTTFASQAEAEKVFIISMQRLFPAFIAGIFLCGILAASMSTADSQLLVAASAFSKDVYKALLRKDASDKETLLVSRITVLTVALIAGLLAMDPTSSIFDVVSYAWAGFGASFGPVILLSLFWKKASREGAIAGMISGFVTVVIWKQLSGGIFDVYELLPGFIIALLVMLVIGLVRQDRQDPMVAGQFDEFLAIKDSDQDA
- the cysK gene encoding cysteine synthase A, encoding MLIPDITKAIGNTPLVHIRHLAGKDRFLYAKVEGMNPLSSAKDRVALVMIEEAEKKGLLHSSSVIVEPTSGNTGIGLAFVAAVKGYHCILVMPETMSIERRKLVKALGAELILTPGEKGMQGAIDKAKQLAVQDAKYFIPSQFDNPDNPLAHYRTTGPEIYRDMDGKIDFFIATVGTGGTLCGSARYLKEQAPHVQVIAVEPSASAVLEGGKPGPHGIQGIGAGFIPGNYDASLVDKVIGVDDEAAMAYARRAAKEEGLLVGISSGAALAAAVEVSNAHPRSRIAVILPDSGERYLSTALFS
- a CDS encoding bile acid:sodium symporter family protein; translation: MKFLQKLSNFVGKYMAYIVLVIAALALFVPQTFTGWLTTSWVVPLLMVVMFGMGLTIKPADFAVVFKRPRDVIIGFITQFTIMPLLAFGLGKAFHLPDALLVGVVLVGTCPGGTSSNVMTYLADGDVPLSVGMTCVSTIFAPLLTPIITYLLLRTTVAVPVASMILSIVKVVLIPIGLGFVINHFFEKQTQQAVSVLPLVSVTAIVLIVAAVVSVSAAKILSSAAIVFAVVILHNCFGYLAGFLVARALHLNIAKSKALAIEVGMQNSGLATSLAKTTFPTEPMAMVPGAIFSVWHNISGAILANIFSNIKDKEKAPAMADDTATI
- a CDS encoding MTAP family purine nucleoside phosphorylase, which translates into the protein MKAIIGGTGLDELYRECEPVEITTEYGKVKLFERNNLVFLPRHGFKHSIPPHLINYRANVAALKQLGVDEAVGIYSVGAITRRIAPGEVTLISDFIDFTGGNRAGTFQDSEGAAVAHVSMEQPFSHALQEKLLSVARKLKFPLSEGGIYVCTNGPRLESRAEIRMFSHLGGDFVGMTGCPEIFLMAEAGIAFAGIAYCINWASGIAASGIMFLDDLTIAEISKALIALCKAALA
- a CDS encoding FKBP-type peptidyl-prolyl cis-trans isomerase, producing the protein MKNKRKSVLIIAAVSLLLTSTMLFAEGTREVAPEADVAKVVNITKTGEGEWNFDVVTENAETTIHVDPSTKSIMNPANYRIGDYITVNPDTDTIRYITPLVINGIVPFKEFPVQITVPPTDYGTDNLAQAFSYAYGELIGKSMNDNKLTLQGGYFARGIIDCVNQAEHTLYTMDQLTDFLKTFQNDIMANNKLPKDNGEKMDMDQVKQLESSDNIDNEYSYAYGYLLSAQMLSQGLDIEGDYLAQGILDHLFSNTPLITDVQQQLAMNDYQKQYTEERQQEAAKLAKENLAAAETFLKTNKTNADVTTTADGIEYKVLTAGDGPIPASTDTVTLNYELSDPKGNVISTSFGSKPVQFALNQVVPGFAEAVEQMHVGSTIITWIHPSLGYGENGTQGIEPNMMLTFKIQLISIDTAAAATTPASTDATANASAGTDAAASAK
- a CDS encoding cytidylate kinase-like family protein, whose protein sequence is MAFDTIFTIGRQFGSAGRRVGSEIAKKLNIPFYDKELISLVAKDSGLNEAIIENADEKAANSFFQSLLVGTNPFGAFPLATSNLGMSELPLNERVFLIQCDTIRKIADKGACVIVGRCADYVLRENRDRLLSAFITAPLDDRMERAINLYQIPEKKATNEVLKNDKIRAHYYNYFTDKKWGACENYDISIDSSLLGIEGTAQFLIDFDKLRREKASSK